ggtttcaccaatttacatttccaccaaaggTGTAAGAGAGTTCCATTTGCTCttcatcctcaccagcatttattgtttgcaaacTTGTGACTTTGACAAACATATGatcaccaaaggagacaggtggggcagggaaggatggactgggggtttggcaTTTGCATGTGCACAGTGAAGTGTATGGGATAATTGGCCAATGGAGACCTGTTATATGGCACAGAGaacactacccaatattctgtgataatttatgtgggaaaagaatctcagagaatgtatgtgtgtacatgcataactgaatcactttgtggtatgacagaaattatcacaaaattgtaaatcaactgtaaaccTTACAAAAAATGGATGCTTTGGAGATATACAAGTAACCTTAATCTGACAACTAACAAAAGGCAAGACTCCAAATCATAGTATAATCTTTAATAAAGTTTCACAATGAAGCTGTGTGTTAATTCAACAAGACttcaactaaaaattaaaatttcggGAGATTGAAGATTTGATGTTGTATGCTTTCTATGTATTGGTATGCAGAGAGGTGGAAATTGAAATattacaataaattattttaggaaaataaaggaataaaatcctatataaaataaatcacaattagtaaactaatttttttctgagagaaATTGCAGAAAGataacaaaaatgaataattaaagaaTTAAGTACTTTGATTTTATCCTATGTTTTCATGTCTATATACTTAAATATGCTATCTCCATCATGGAtgcagaattaattttaaaagcagcaaatcAAATAGGAATTTCAACTTCAAAGAGAAAATGCTTCTTCACATCCCAGGCTATGACCTGTCAGGGGAAACATGAATCTGGTAGGAAGGGCCGGTATGTAGGTCTCCTCACATCTCCTTCTGGGCTCCCATGCACAGGGCATCTCCCTGAGGTTCTTCCTAAGGACAGTGTTGCCTCACAGTCTGCCCTGAGAACCATGCCTGAGAATCACCTGGCCCCAGGTCTCATGAATGAGCATCACTGGATGTGGAGCTTGGATCTGCATctttaacaagctccccaggtgattctataGAATATCCCAGTTTAGGGACCACTGCCTTAGGGCATCTGTcttggaggcaggaggaggaaaccTGAGCAAATATCACAGGTTTAATGCAGGTCTCTTACCAAGATCTTGGTGCCCTGTCCCCTTGGGTCCTCTCCCTGGTGGGTAGAGCCTAGTCTTCACCTCTCCATTTCTGAAGGGGGTGAACTAACTGAGGAAGAAGCTCCAGGCTCATGGCTTTTCTCTGTGATGCTGGTGGGAAGTTCAGGACCACAGAAGCTATGGATACATCTATTGTCAGGGTCCCATACAGAGAAGGTGAGAAGCCAGTGTATGCTCCTGGAAGCTAGATCACCTCAACATAAAGTTCAGAGCAGATCTGCATGTCTTTCATCAGAAACAGATgcaatgtgtgtgcgtgtatatacaTAGGATTTCAGTACTTCCCTGGGCTCTTGCTTAAGCCACTTCTAATGACTAATTCTTAAAGATGGATAGAGGAGATTTCCTGGCTTCCCCCTTTGGTATCTCTTGGTGACAGCCCTTATCATTACATTTGGTGGATGTCAATGGGTCATGAGAGGTTGTTCAATCAGCAGGAGATTAGAAAATGATGAATACAAGTAtcagtaaaaaaataattaactcattaatattttcacttttccaaGAAGTGATATTGCAAGACTGAGCTCCAAGACACGTTGAGTCCAAGCACCAGATGTATCATTTTACTTCAACATTTATGTCTAATGGACCTTTTGACAATTAATTTTGATCCACTTTGCTTTGAATACATGTTGCAGAAACTTCCTTGACAAGTACTTATTAAAGGATTTCAAGTTTCAAAAGGTCAGTATTTAACAACTTGAAAGTCAAACCTTATGACTATTTCTAAATGTACAGAAATGAATAGAAATTTAGAGAGATTTTAACTTAATAATCCTCTGTTAAGACAGTGTGACACTTAACTCTTTACTGACTAGACACAGGTGCAAATGACTTAGAGGCTTACTCTCTCCTGGATGATGGAAAAATGACACCGAGCCAGATTCTCTTATGTAACAAACTGCCTGtaaattctctcattttatgTGGTGTTACCATTCTGATTAAAGGATTTTTGATCAGTCTTGGCAATGCAGGCAGACTTTGGCATATTCACCAGTGGAAAGGTCTCCATTGTGTCTGCCTGCTGTACACCATAATGTGATGGTTTCTGACTTTCTTACTCTCTGTTCATGCCAGCAGACAGGAGAGGAGCATGAAGAGGGAGAACCAGAGCAGTGTGTCCAAGTTCTTGCTTCTGGGGCTCCCCATCTGGCCTGAGCAGCAGGGCAtgttcttttctctgttcctgggcatgtacctgaccacggtgctggggaacctgctcatcatcctgctcatTAAGCTGGACCCtcgcctccacacccccatgtactgcTTCCTCAGCCACCTGGCCTTCTCTGATGTTTGCTTTTCATCAGTCACCgtccctaagatgctgatgaacatgcagactcAGGATCAATCCATCTCCTATGCAGGGTGCATAGtacagatgtattttttcatattttttactgTTCTGGACAATTTCCTTCTCACATCAatggcctatgacaggtatgtggccatctgtcaccctCTCCACTACACCAACGTCATGAGAGAGGGAATATGTACCTTACTAGTAACAGTATCTTGGCTTCTCTCCTGTGGCGATGCCCTTTGTCAAACCCTCCTCCTTACCCAGCTGTCCTTTTGTGCTGACAACACCATCCcccatttcttctgtgaccttgaTGTCCTGCTCAAGCTCTCCTGCTCAGACACCTCCCTCAATGAGTTGGTCATTTTCACAGTGGGACTGGCAGTCATCACCCTCCCCCTCATGTGCATCTTGGTCTCTTATGGCTGCATTGGAGCCACCATCCTCAAGGTTCCATCCACCAGTGGCATCTGCAAAGCCTTGTCCACATGTGGCTCACACCTCTCTGTGGTTTCTCTGTATTATGGAACAATTATGGGGGTTTATTTTTCCCCCTTATCCAGCACCTCCAATGACAAGGACATAATTACCTCTgtgatgtacacagtggtcaccccattgctgaaccccttcatttacagcctgaggaacagggaCATGAAGGGGGCCCTGGAGAAACTCTTCCACAAGGCAGCAGTCTTATCTCAGTgatgttttctcatctttataacAGACACATGGGGTCACTAACCCCAGACCCAACAGGTCTAATCTTGAGTCCAGCCAGAATGAACACTAAGTAAATATTTCTTAACTTTAAGTGCAGTTTGTTATAGTTATTCTCTCTTCTCCTAGCAACCTTTTAGTCTAAATTGTGAATTCTTAATTAATATTCAGATTATTGCTTATTTACTAAATTGAGCAGTTACATAGGTAATAGTACTTaagtctttccttttatttcctagaaatttatagatctttttaaaataccattagtGAGGTTAAATTGATATAGAAATTATACATGTTTAAAGTCTTCATACTGATATTTtgatatgtatacattgtgaaataactACTCTAAtcaatttaattaatatattcatcATCTACCActcttaacattttaatttatttttgtgtgggtTGAGAGAACTTATGATCCACTGCACTAGTAAATACTGTGTATGCAATATAGTCTGGTTGGCTATAAACATCGTGCTGTACATTCGACCTCAGGAGAACTTATTCCTCTTGCCTAACTGGAACTTTGTTCATTATGCTAGTGAATGAAGTCAAGCTCATAACAAGACACTGCAAGTTTTCACTTTATGTGGAAACCTAAATAGACAAATTAATAGATCAGGGGATTGGATGGTGGTTTctaagggctggggaggtggAAATTGGGGTCCTTATGGATTGGCAGAAGTTCTAGGCTGACCAGGCTCCTGTGGCATAGAAAGGTGGCAGAACTGGgactttttaaactgttttttttttcctttccttacttCCCATTCAgtgttcttttcatgtttttggttgttggtggtgatgatggtgggtcATGAGAAGAACCTGTATATTAGCCTTTATAGCTTCGGGCAACAATCCACAGGTATGAGTTTAGCTCCTCCACTTAGGGATTCAAGGCATCTTCTGGATTGTAGAAACACTGATCACTCTAAGTCACTGCTGTTCCCTACATGAAGCAGGTCACTCTCAGATCAGTTGCGTCTGGGGTGTTCTGACTGCATGGAtgagtttgaaaaaaatgcatgctCAGTCAAGACTGGGattgagaaagacaaagaaaccacCTCTGGTCTGGACATTTCTGTTTCCCCCACTGAATTTGGTGTCTGTCTCATTCAATGTCTTCATTATGAATCTCTGTGAAAATAATTTCTACTCAGCTTAATGATACAAGTTTTATGTTAGGAGCCTAAATAACAATCTCTTTTCTTCTACATCCAGGGAGGGACCACATAGTTCTCCTCCTTCAGGCTGTACTTAGTTAAAGATGAATATGATAAAAACTGCTTCTGAGGCTTAGCACCATATAACTGTAAGAGAAGAGGATTTGGGAAAACAGATCTCAATTGCAGGATGTACCTGCCAGAGTGTGAGGCCTGGGGCGATTCCCTTCAATCTTCTGAATATCAAATTATTCTTCTGAGGAAATTGAATACATTGCAAAAcatctaaaatacattttatttgaaacataTGCAATACAAAATTTGTCTTAACATGACCACTGACCAAGCATAATGAACATTAGCTTTCCCTCCTTGTGTATCAGTATCACATTTGTTCGATATATAGGTTCATGCTTATAGCTATGCATCCAACTCTTTATGGGAATaagttttttattccttttttatagtgatttttatttttttccattgtagatggtttacagtgttctctgaatattctactatacagcaagttgacccagtcacacatacatgtatacattctttttttcttacattatcatgctccatcataagtgaccagacatacttcggagagctatacagcaggatctgcttgcgtatccattccaaaggcaatagtttgcttctattaaccccaaattaccaatccatcccactccctccccccccttggcaatcacaagtctgttctttaagtctgtgtgtttattttatgtgcaatggttcatttatgccatatattagattccagatataagggatatatggtatttgtctttctctttctaacttctcTTAGTAGAAGAATCTCaggttccatacatgttgctgcaaatggcattatcttgctctttttagggctgagtagtattccattgtgtatatataccacttcttcttaatccaaccatctatcaatggatatttaggtttttacTATGACTTggatattatgaatagtgctgcagtgaatatacagctgcatgtgtctttttcaaggaaagatttttccagatatatgaccaagagagggattttatatggtagttttatatttagttttctaagatacctctatactgttttccataggggtcgTAACaatctgcattcccaccaacagtgcaggagggttcccttttctccaaaccccctccagcttttgttatttatggacttattaattatgaccattttgactgttgtgaggtggtatttcattgtagttttgatttgcatttctctaacaatcagggatattgagcattttttcatgtgcttgttggccatctgtatatcttctttggtgaaatgtctattcaggttttttgcccatcattcaattaggttgttggcttttttgctgttgagttgtataacttgcttgtattttaaaaattatgcccTTGTTGtttgaatcatttaaaaatattttctcccattctataagttgtcttttttatcaatatgatttcttttcctgtgcaaaagcttgtcagttttattaggtcctagtggtttttttgtttcttatttggtctttttgccatttcttgggccgctcccatggcatatggatgttcccaggctaggggcctaataggagctgtagctgctggcctataccagagccacagcaacaggggatctgagccgcatctgcaacctacaacacagctcagggcaatgttggatccttaacccactaagctgggccagtgatcaaacatgcaacctcatggttcctagtcagatttgttaaccactgagccatgatgggaactcctaggccccgttgctttatatttgcttttatttcttttgctttgggagactctgagaaaatgtttttaaagtttatgtcagagaacgttttgcctatgttctcttctaagactTTGATagtatctcctttttcatttaaatctttaagctagttttagtttattttttttcatgtttatcttttttttaattttttaatttttttttaattttcccactgtacagcaaggggatcaagttatccttacatgtatacactacaattacattttttccccaccctttgttctgttgcaacatgagtatctagacaaagttctcaatgctattcagcaggatctccttgtaaatctattctaagttgtgtctgataaacccaaactcccgatccctcccactccctccccctcccattaggcagccacaagtattttctccaagtccatgattttcttttctgaggagatgttcatttgtgctggatattatattccagttataagtgatatcctatggtatttgtctttgtctttctggctcatttcactcagtataagagtctctagttccatccatgttgctgcaaatggcattatgccattcttttttatggctgagtagtattccattgtgtatatataccacatcttccaaatccaatcatctgtcgatggacatctgggttgtttccatgtcttggctattgtgaatagtgctgcaatgaacatgcaggtgcatgtgtctcttttaaggagagttttgtctggatagatgcccaagagtgggattgcggggtcatatcgaagttctatgtatatttttagtttatttttgagcatggcatgagggtgtgttccagtttcattgatgtaCACACAGAgctctggttttcccagcaccacctgctgaaaagactgtctttcttccattttatattcttgccttctttgttgaagattaattgattgtaggtgtctgggtttatttctgagttctctgttctgtttgattggtccgtatgtctgttttggtaccagtactacactgtcttgatatatattgctttgtaatagtgcctgaagtctgggagagttatgcctcctgcttggtttttgatcCTCAGGATCGCTTTGGCAATTCTgcatcttttgtggttccatataaatttttggattgtttgttttagttctgtgaaaaatgtcatgggtaatttgatagagattgcatggaacctgtagattgctttgggtagtatggccatttttacaatattaatttttccaacctaggagcatgggatatctttccatgtctttgaattatctttaatttccttgattaatgttttatagttcttagcatataagaaTTTCACtaccttggtcaggtgtattcactggtatttgatttttttggctgaaattttaaaagatattgtatgtttttattcattttccaatatttcttttttttctttaatgttattcTCAATTTTAACAACCAAAATTATCAGTTTGCCTTATTGGAACTAGCTTGTATATCTggtcaaaatatttttcccaatttaaattttaaaaactgtatttatagCTTGCCTtacaaatttatatttgtaaGTTTATATTACTcctgatatttattttgtatatgttatGAGGtaagatattaattttattattgttgattcaTTTTTCGAAGCAAAacttaatggcaaaaaaaataccCCATAATCTTCTATGTCACCTGTGGTGTAAACTAATTATGTCTATACTCAGGTGATGTGGTTTGatgcactttctttctttttttaatttttttatattttttcccattatcatgctccatcatatgtaaCTAGACATAAaactcagtgctacacagcaggatcacattgctaatccatttcaaaagcaatagtttgcacccaTTATCCCCAaggtccttcctcctccccagggtaccacaagtctattctccaagtccatgattttttttttttccatggacaggttcacttgtgccttatattagattccaggtataagtgacatcatatggtatttgtctttctctttctgactttcttcactcaggatgagagtctctagttccatccatgttgctgcatatgccattattttgttctttttatggctgagtagtattccattgtgtatatataccacatcttctgaatccaatcatctgtcgatggacatttgtgttgtttccatgtcttggctaatgtgaatagagttgcaatgaacatgtcggtgtttgtgcttttttttaagaaagttttgtccagatatatcccCAAGATGGGGGTTGATGGATCATATAGTAGATCTATATATAGTTctctaaggtacatccatactattctccatactggttgtaccacatcccattcccaccaacagtgcaggagggttccttttctccacatccccaccaCCAGCATtagttacttgtggacttatgaatgatggtcattctgactgatgtgaagtggtatctcatggtagttttgatttgcatttctctaataatcagggatgttgagcattttttcatatgcttgttgcccatctgtatatcttccttggagtaatatctattcaggtcttttgtctatttttctattgttatttttttattttttatttttgctgttgagttgtataagctgtttgtatatttcagagattaagccattATCAGTTGCGTGatgtgaaactattttctcccattctgtaagttctctttttgctttccttttggtttcctttactgtgcaaaacttgtcagtttgatgagttcCCACTggtttgtgtttgcttttatttctgctcctttggcagaatgacctgagaaaacatttgtaaggttgatgtcagagaatattttgcctgtgtactcttccaggggtttgattgtgtcttgtcttataattaggtttttcagccattttgtgtttatttttgtgcatggtgtgagggtattttctagtttcatggatttgcatgcagctgtccaggtatcCCAGCAATTCTTGTGgaatagactttttcccattttatgttcttgcctcctttgtcaaagattaattgaccctaggtgtcagggtttatttctgggttctctattctgttccattagtctgtatgtctgttttggtaccagaagcacactgtcttgatgactgtggctttgtaatattgcttgaggtcttggacagttatgcctcctgctcagtttttgtttttcatgatttATTTGGCAATTCTGTATATATTGTGGTTCcgtacaaatttttggattgtttattctagttctgtgaaaaatgtcatgggtaatttgatagggattgcatggttTCTATAGATTggtttgggtagtatgaccatttttacaatattgttttttctaatccaggagcatggaatatttttccattttttacattttctttaatatccttgattaaaattttatagttcttggcatataaatactttacctctttggtcaggggTAAtcacaggtatttgattttttggggctgcagttttaaaaggtattgtatttttgtattcatttgctttgttagtatacagaaatgcagccgatttctggatgttaatcttgcTGTtagtttgctgaattttttgatgaCGTCAGGTAGTTTTGGGGGT
The nucleotide sequence above comes from Phacochoerus africanus isolate WHEZ1 chromosome 2, ROS_Pafr_v1, whole genome shotgun sequence. Encoded proteins:
- the LOC125121375 gene encoding olfactory receptor 1J4-like, producing MKRENQSSVSKFLLLGLPIWPEQQGMFFSLFLGMYLTTVLGNLLIILLIKLDPRLHTPMYCFLSHLAFSDVCFSSVTVPKMLMNMQTQDQSISYAGCIVQMYFFIFFTVLDNFLLTSMAYDRYVAICHPLHYTNVMREGICTLLVTVSWLLSCGDALCQTLLLTQLSFCADNTIPHFFCDLDVLLKLSCSDTSLNELVIFTVGLAVITLPLMCILVSYGCIGATILKVPSTSGICKALSTCGSHLSVVSLYYGTIMGVYFSPLSSTSNDKDIITSVMYTVVTPLLNPFIYSLRNRDMKGALEKLFHKAAVLSQ